In one window of Fulvia fulva chromosome 5, complete sequence DNA:
- a CDS encoding Enoyl-CoA delta isomerase 1, peroxisomal has protein sequence MSPIQSSSGTILFELPIRGGDGSKGQVVATESSPQVYLLTFSNGPDNRLITAFCRALILALDIIEHRYPPGVVVTTSAVPKFYSNGMDIEHSQFTRAYMPDTLYALWHRLLTYPRPTIALINGHAFAGGMMVAMMHDYRVMNPHKGYLCLNELELGMPLRPPMLSVFRMKLSAATLRKLLLEAYRFKALDALKEGLVDHLGGLDETLAYVEDLQLVKKAQPGGSGKSVYGEIKREMWRETVDLLEGWAEGHVRDSKTADRARGEKRSSLANVEAWERTKAKL, from the exons ATGTCTCCCATCCAATCCAGCTCCGGCACCATCCTCTTCGAACTCCCCATCCGCGGCGGTGACGGCAGCAAAGGCCAAGTCGTCGCGACCGAATCAAGCCCACAGGTCTACCTCCTCACCTTCTCCAATGGACCCGACAACCGTCTCATCACAGCTTTCTGCCGGGCTCTCATCCTCGCTCTGGACATCATTGAACATCGCTACCCTCCAGGCGTTGTCGTCACAACGAGCGCTGTGCCAAAGTTCTACTCCAATGGCATGGATATAGAGCATAGCCAGTTCACGAGAGCTTATATGCCTGATACGTTGTATGCGCTGTGGCATAGGTTGTTGACGTATCCGAGGCCGACGATCGCGTTGATTAATGGGCATGCTTTTGCTGGCGGGATGATGGTGGCGATGATGCATGAT TACCGAGTGATGAACCCGCACAAGGGATATCTCTGCTTGAACGAACTCGAGCTCGGCATGCCGCTTCGTCCTCCGATGCTTTCGGTGTTCAGGATGAAGCTCAGTGCAGCTACGTTGAGGAAGCTGCTGTTGGAGGCATATCGCTTCAAG GCACTCGATGCCCTCAAAGAGGGTCTCGTAGACCATCTAGGTGGTCTGGACGAGACACTAGCGTACGTGGAAGATCTTCAGCTTGTAAAGAAAGCCCAACCTGGTGGGAGTGGCAAGTCCGTCTACGGCGAGATCAAACGGGAAATGTGGCGGGAGACAGTGGACTTACTAGAGGGCTGGGCAGAAGGGCATGTACGAGACTCGAAGACGGCCGACCGTGCTCGCGGAGAGAAGAGATCGAGTCTGGCGAACGTGGAGGCGTGGGAGCGCACAAAGGCGAAGTTGTga
- a CDS encoding F-box/WD repeat-containing protein lin-23, whose product MNAIRQQPPDEGFAGSDTTSQPDPDEPMMQATDDVHRDHDLHYQVLKAGLLKLPKSKRLELVKEVCDTFPTAVLFDLHNTIGALVYFDPVRYLPTELVLNIFSHLPPRDILTASLVSRPWREQSHDERLWHVCFGREGWSLDRNKMTRHEDLAKRRGGRAAERYMRVGASTPSPSLERRESRKRVRDEAFNSENEGTQAPTSARQAHTIEEDLEDSGSMSGVEVETPSAVRSTRSGHSRSKRPATQPIVDLDDCPRSNALTVEPPVFSSSTEPKVSWPYLYKQRRRLEKNWELGKYKMFQLPHPSHPEEGHRECVYTIQHSGSWVVSGSRDKSIRIWDLSTDRLKVPPLEGHEASVLCLQFDETPDDKHDIIVSGGSDNYVIVWKFSTGQLVKKWMAHSESVLNLRFDDRYLVTCSKDKTIKIWNRHAIDSDDPIVPTGVDDPFSQLSKQPSIIEPYQLLKTMHGHQAAVNAVQIQGDVIVSASGDRTIKSWNIHDNGFKRSYMGHTKGIACVQFDGRRIVSGSSDNSVRIFDFHSSAEVACLDGHSNLVRTVQARFGDMQTSTDDDLAEESQKIDQDFLRRLDQGMRPAETSRRRRPRNAGSSRPEDMLAYGTKIPPGGGGSQWARIVSGSYDETVIVWKRNKDGNWNPSLRLHQGMLLNHPATTRVRATAVTQPANLHNINAQTAAGHTAAAMQTSNQHLMAQAQSQLNQVNAMLQNPPIVQNHNQTLTQSHVAAVNAAQPNLTQQLQNAQQNQRPLNHVTTTHGSIPTPHGTVIHTTMTTTHSTQQPPTAGPANPGAPAQSAQPAPAPQAAPAGNAPNAGPGHHHHHGHHHHHGQAGNAHGGHRESNRVFKLQFDARRIISCSQNKVIVGWDFANGEKDLEWIGDWSVETA is encoded by the coding sequence ATGAACGCCATACGGCAACAGCCTCCTGATGAAGGCTTTGCTGGCAGCGATACCACCTCGCAACCCGACCCCGATGAGCCCATGATGCAGGCCACCGACGACGTGCACCGCGACCACGACCTACACTACCAAGTGCTGAAAGCCGGCCTGCTGAAGCTACCCAAGTCTAAGCGACTGGAGCTGGTCAAGGAAGTATGCGATACCTTCCCCACTGCCGTGCTCTTCGACCTGCACAATACCATCGGTGCCCTGGTCTACTTCGATCCCGTCAGGTACCTGCCCACCGAATTGGTGCTGAACATTTTCTCACATCTCCCGCCGAGAGACATACTCACCGCCTCACTTGTGTCGCGACCTTGGCGAGAACAATCTCACGATGAGCGTCTTTGGCACGTGTGCTTCGGTCGGGAGGGATGGAGTCTTGATAGGAACAAGATGACCAGACACGAAGACTTGGCCAAGAGAAGAGGAGGACGCGCTGCGGAGCGATATATGCGCGTGGGAGCGTCCACTCCTAGCCCGAGCCTGGAGAGACGAGAAAGTCGGAAACGAGTGCGTGATGAGGCTTTCAACAGTGAGAACGAGGGCACCCAGGCACCAACTAGCGCCAGACAGGCTCATACTATCGAAGAAGACCTCGAGGACAGTGGCAGTATGTCGGGTGTTGAGGTCGAGACACCTTCAGCTGTTCGGTCTACGCGATCTGGTCACTCACGCTCCAAGAGACCTGCCACGCAACCGATCGTGGATCTGGACGACTGTCCCCGGTCGAATGCTCTCACCGTGGAGCCGCCTGTGTTCAGCTCTTCCACCGAGCCTAAAGTCAGCTGGCCGTATCTATACAAGCAACGCAGGAGGCTTGAGAAGAACTGGGAGCTGGGCAAATACAAGATGTTCCAGCTGCCACATCCTAGTCACCCAGAGGAAGGACACCGGGAGTGTGTCTATACCATTCAGCATTCCGGATCATGGGTCGTGTCAGGATCGCGTGATAAGAGCATTCGAATATGGGACCTGAGCACGGATCGCCTCAAGGTACCGCCGCTGGAAGGCCATGAAGCCAGCGTGCTATGCCTTCAGTTCGATGAAACCCCCGATGATAAGCATGATATCATTGTCAGTGGAGGCAGCGACAATTATGTCATCGTCTGGAAATTCTCCACGGGGCAGCTCGTCAAGAAATGGATGGCACACAGCGAGAGTGTCCTTAACCTTCGCTTTGACGACCGCTATCTTGTAACTTGTTCCAAGGACAAGACGATCAAGATCTGGAACCGACATGCGATTGACTCCGATGACCCCATCGTGCCCACGGGTGTCGATGACCCTTTCAGCCAGCTTTCGAAGCAGCCATCCATCATCGAACCCTACCAGCTGCTCAAGACAATGCATGGCCATCAAGCAGCCGTCAACGCTGTACAGATTCAGGGAGATGTTATTGTGTCGGCTTCGGGAGATCGTACAATCAAGTCTTGGAACATTCATGACAACGGCTTCAAGCGCTCCTATATGGGCCATACCAAAGGCATTGCATGCGTGCAATTCGACGGCCGTCGTATTGTCAGTGGGTCCTCCGATAACTCCGTGAGGATCTTTGACTTCCATAGCTCAGCGGAGGTCGCTTGTTTAGACGGGCATAGCAACCTTGTACGGACAGTACAAGCTCGGTTCGGTGACATGCAGACAAGCACAGACGATGATCTTGCGGAAGAGTCTCAGAAAATAGATCAAGATTTTCTCCGACGGCTTGACCAAGGGATGCGACCTGCCGAAACGTCGAGACGCCGACGACCTCGTAATGCTGGTTCGAGCCGCCCAGAAGACATGCTGGCGTACGGTACCAAGATCCCTCCTGGTGGCGGTGGCAGCCAATGGGCCAGAATTGTGTCAGGATCATACGACGAGACTGTCATTGTGTGGAAGCGCAACAAGGATGGTAACTGGAACCCTAGCTTGCGACTCCATCAAGGGATGCTGCTCAATCATCCCGCGACTACCAGAGTACGAGCTACAGCCGTGACGCAGCCGGCCAATCTGCACAATATCAATGCTCAGACCGCAGCTGGCCACACCGCCGCTGCCATGCAAACGTCCAACCAACACCTAATGGCACAGGCGCAGAGTCAGCTGAATCAGGTGAACGCCATGTTGCAGAATCCGCCGATAGTGCAGAACCACAACCAGACTCTGACCCAATCTCACGTTGCTGCTGTGAACGCAGCCCAACCAAACCTCACCCAGCAGCTTCAAAATGCTCAGCAAAACCAACGACCTCTCAACCATGTTACCACTACTCACGGCTCGATCCCCACTCCCCACGGCACTGTCATACACACCACCATGACCACAACGCACTCCACACAGCAACCCCCAACAGCTGGTCCGGCAAACCCAGGCGCACCCGCTCAATCGGCCCAACCGGCCCCAGCACCACAAGCAGCACCCGCCGGCAATGCTCCGAATGCAGGTCCTGGCCATCACCATCATCACGGACACCATCATCACCACGGTCAGGCCGGTAATGCCCACGGAGGTCATCGTGAGTCGAACCGCGTCTTCAAACTACAATTCGACGCCAGAAGAATCATCTCCTGCAGTCAGAACAAGGTGATCGTCGGCTGGGACTTTGCAAATGGGGAGAAAGATCTGGAGTGGATTGGTGATTGGAGTGTTGAAACTGCGTAG
- a CDS encoding Rho guanine nucleotide exchange factor scd1 — MAVAQQHAIRAHPLQAAAAHYAPSYHNMAGHGPPSLAHSQSHTSSNYSINTQSSNRSSDTTQGTTASTLFSSNASTLNGAPPMPTNASFTSVNGAGPARSSDMVMPTDNIMNSVADASSSLFQICVALRQRLTGVPGFQEYLEEVEEEADEDTDPVTLLWRTFRRGYPLMLLYNALRPQQPLNAPAGFNEEKKAKAATYKFIQACIADLHIPQEELFIITDLYGDDTTGFVKVAKVVNRVLDYLVAQKKVEDVRPTASDFMEAEKGMKRTQRQHIVSELVRSERTYVQHLELLQSFKHLVEEKGVIPGDAVHDIFLNLNALLDFQRRFLIRVEQTNAQHEDEQNWGKLFLMYAEAFKVYEPYIANQKKCERTVIADFNKLKDAGGSIEMRQMVESPTALHSFLMKPFQRLTKYPLLLEQLLKKGDLDEARKEDLGHGMLAATSILTASNQAVDREEKAEAVQELKMRVEDWKGHRIEGFGELLLYGTFTVLKSENLANGKDAERQYHVYLFETILLCCKNIDINKPKNKLYAKNLTDPKGKPKLQLKGRIFMQNVTDLVSLAKPGSYTCQIFWKGDPSIENFIIRFTTEEMLKKWNRQIEHQRKRYREPTTRLRNSDGSRNGGTSVTEFTYMQNQPALENPYQEDLSEDDDDVSTLANSMTGWSDSGAYPHHSFSQSRNGSSSSLRSRSTTGESSQTAASAYSRPAPPRLPSNVLPSPAALTLRTRELQQAAMSPGERAGDSYFSPTTATTDSPMSSRTSASSGMYPFPRQVYTQNGYYEEGQGQRFTAPAMPRPPPSANSTNGHMSSNGYPATRVPSGHSRYPPGAAMHSSQQMPSQRSRSASSPDIHNGQRVAPRAGSQPPVPEMPVGYQNINRSQSNSPALANGLPPRVSPQMTRDRQHSGQQDLSPTEYAQRPGVAHYHSSRTVTPVSMNHAMSPPPPMVSSVPEGVSTATPAQLKVKVNCPLAGQSLTLVVSTTISYSQLKDRIDAKLQRSTNLTLGDRSSKGPDGQERTHVKLKYLDDDDYVSIQSDEDVQTAFETWREQKGEGIGGMGEIELFCQR; from the exons ATGGCCGTGGCCCAGCAACACGCTATTCGTGCCCATCCCCTACAAGCCGCTGCTGCTCACTACGCCCCCAGCTACCACAACATGGCCGGCCATGGCCCTCCCAGTCTCGCCCACTCACAAAGCCACACCTCCAGCAACTACTCCATCAACACTCAGAGCTCAAATCGAAGCAGCGACACCACCCAGGGCACCACCGCCAGCACCCTCTTCTCCTCCAACGCGAGCACCCTGAACGGAGCACCGCCGATGCCGACGAACGCCTCCTTCACCAGCGTCAACGGCGCTGGACCGGCGCGCAGCAGCGACATGGTCATGCCTACCGACAACATCATGAACTCCGTCGCCGATGCGAGTAGCTCGCTGTTTCAGATATGCGTGGCTTTGCGCCAACGCCTGACTGGAGTGCCTGGATTCCAAGAATACCTGGAGGAGGTGGAGGAAGAGGCCGACGAGGACACTGACCCCGTGACGCTTTTGTGGCGAACCTTTCGGCGTGGATACCCCCTCATGCTACTGTACAATGCGCTGCGACCGCAGCAGCCTTTGAATGCGCCCGCGGGATTCAACGAGGAGAAAAAGGCGAAGGCGGCGACGTACAAGTTCATTCAGGCGTGCATTGCGGATCTACACATTCCACAGGAGGAACTCTTTATCATTACCGACTTGTATGGTGACGATACGACCGGCTTCGTCAAGGTCGCCAAGGTGGTCAATCGAGTTCTGGACTATCTGGTCGCACAAAAGAAGGTCGAAGATGTGCGGCCCACCGCTTCCGACTTTATGGAGGCTGAAAAGGGCATGAAACGCACGCAACGACAGCATATCGTTTCTGAATTGGTCAGGTCAGAGCGAACCTATGTCCAACATTTGGAGCTGTTACAGTCCTTCAAACATCTGGTCGAGGAGAAAGGCGTCATACCCGGCGATGCGGTCCACGACATCTTCCTGAACCTCAATGCACTCCTGGACTTTCAACGGCGCTTCTTGATCCGCGTGGAACAGACAAATGCACAACATGAAGACGAGCAGAACTGGGGAAAGCTGTTTCTCATGTATGCTGAAGCTTTCAAGGTATACGAGCCGTACATCGCCAATCAGAAGAAGTGCGAGAGAACCGTCATTGCCGATTTCAACAAGCTCAAGGACGCCGGAGGGAGCATTGAGATGCGTCAAATGGTGGAATCACCCACCGCACTGCATTCCTTCTTGATGAAGCCGTTCCAGCGACTCACCAAATATCCCTTACTACTGGAGCAACTGTTGAAAAAGGGTGATCTGGATGAGGCCAGAAAGGAAGATTTGGGGCATGGCATGCTTGCAGCTACGTCAATCCTCACAGCATCGAATCAGGCAGTCGATCGCGAGGAAAAGGCCGAAGCAGTCCAAGAACTGAAAATGCGGGTCGAGGACTGGAAAGGTCATCGCATCGAAGGTTTTGGCGAGCTACTCCTTTACGGCACTTTCACAGTACTGAAGAGCGAAAACCTGGCTAACGGCAAGGATGCCGAACGACAG TACCACGTGTATTTGTTCGAGACGATTCTGCTTTGCTGCAAGAACATTGACATCAACAAGCCGaagaacaagctctatgcGAAGAATCTTACTGATCCCAAGGGAAAGCCCAAATTGCAGCTTAAGGGGCGCATCTTTATGCAGAATGTGACTGACCTTGTGTCTTTGGCCAAACCAG GCTCATACACATGTCAGATTTTCTGGAAGGGCGACCCGAGTATTGAGAACTTCATCATTAGATTTACCACCGAGGAGATGCTCAAGAAATGGAACAGGCAGATCGAACACCAGCGGAAGCGATATCGAGAACCGACCACACGCCTGAGGAACAGCGATGGCAGCAGGAATGGTGGAACGAGCGTGACCGAGTTCACCTACATGCAGAACCAGCCGGCTCTTGAGAATCCATATCAGGAAGACCTGAGCGAAGATGATGACGACGTGAGCACGTTGGCGAACAGTATGACAGGATGGTCAGATTCCGGCGCATATCCGCACCACAGCTTCTCTCAGAGCCGAAATGGTAGCTCGAGCTCTCTGCGATCTCGAAGCACCACCGGCGAGAGCTCACAAACGGCAGCAAGTGCTTACAGCCGACCAGCGCCACCGCGACTGCCATCGAACGTTTTGCCGAGTCCTGCTGCGCTTACACTACGGACAAGGGAACTGCAGCAAGCTGCGATGTCGCCAGGAGAGCGAGCCGGCGACAGCTATTTCTCGCCTACAACAGCAACGACAGATTCACCAATGTCATCTCGTACCAGTGCCAGCTCCGGCATGTACCCCTTCCCACGACAAGTGTACACACAAAATGGCTATTACGAAGAAGGCCAAGGGCAAAGGTTCACAGCACCTGCTATGCCACGCCCACCTCCCAGCGCCAACTCCACGAATGGACATATGTCCTCTAACGGTTACCCAGCCACGAGAGTGCCTTCTGGTCATTCACGATATCCTCCTGGTGCTGCCATGCACAGTTCTCAGCAAATGCCGAGCCAAAGGAGCAGATCCGCCAGTAGTCCAGACATCCACAATGGGCAACGAGTAGCACCAAGGGCAGGAAGTCAACCGCCGGTACCAGAGATGCCAGTTGGTTACCAGAACATCAACCGAAGTCAGAGCAATTCACCTGCCCTTGCTAATGGCCTACCGCCTAGAGTATCGCCCCAGATGACAAGAGATCGACAACATTCCGGCCAACAGGACTTGTCGCCTACCGAATATGCGCAACGCCCGGGAGTGGCACATTACCACAGTTCCAGGACCGTCACCCCGGTGTCGATGAACCACGCCATGTCACCGCCACCGCCGATGGTATCTTCTGTTCCGGAAGGCGTCTCGACCGCGACGCCTGCGCAGCTCAAGGTGAAGGTGAATTGTCCCTTGGCCGGACAAAGCTTGACGCTCGTCGTGTCCACTACCATCTCTTACTCGCAACTGAAAGACCGAATCGATGCAAAATTACAGCGATCCACGAACTTGACCCTCGGCGACAGGTCTTCGAAAGGACCGGATGGCCAGGAGCGAACTCATGTCAAGCTCAAGTACCTCGACGACGACGATTACGTTAGTATCCAATCCGACGAAGACGTCCAGACCGCATTCGAAACTTGGAGGGAGCAGAAGGGCGAAGGCATTGGCGGCATGGGTGAGATTGAGCTTTTCTGCCAGCGCTGA